CCACGCCGATGGCCGCACCGAAGACACAGGAATGAAAAAGGGCGCCGAAAGGCGCCCTTTTCTGGATTGGCTGGAACCTCAATCTTCGGGCTCGTCGTACTCGCCGTTGTGCCACACGTTCTGCACGTCGTCGTTGTCTTCCAGAAGGTCCACGAGCTTGAGGAAGCTGGTGAGCTTGGAGCCCTCCAGCGCAGTGCTGGTGCTGGGGGCCATGATGAGCTTGGCCTCGATGACGGGCAGCTTGGCGGCGTCCACAGCGTCCTTCACGGCCTGGTAGGACTCGGGGCTGGTCTTGATGACCCAGGCCTCGCCCTCGTTGACCACGTCATCGGCGCCGGCTTCCAGAGCCACTTCCATGATCTTGTCTTCCTGGACATCCGGTTCGACGACGATCTGCCCCTCCTTGCTGAAGAGGTAGGCCACGGAGCCCTGGGCGCCAAGGTCGCCGCCGAACTTGGCGAAATAGCTCCGCACCTCAGGGGTGGTGCGGTTCTTGTTGTCGGTCATGGCCTCGATGAGGATCGCGGCGCCGCCCGGACCGTAGCCCTCGTAGACCACTTCCTCGTAGGTGACGCCTTCCAGTTCGCCGGTGCCCTTCTTGATGGCGCGCTCCCAGTTGTCCTTGGGCATGTTGCTGCCCTTGGCCTGATCCACGGCCAGGCGCAGGCGGGGGTTGCTGGCCACATCACCACCACCGAGGCGGGCGGCCACGGTGATTTCCTTGAGGATCTTCGTGAAGACCTTGCCGCGCTTGGCGTCAGCGGCGCCCTTTTTGTGTTTGATGGTGGACCATTTGCTGTGGCCTGACATGGCGTGCTCCAAAGTGTTTGGTTGAGGCGAGGCTGTTCGGGTTGGATCTCCCCGCCTGAACAGCGGGGGCCGAGGGGACGGGTGAGTGAGGCGAGCGGTGGTCCCCCCGGACGGCACTATCCGCGGAGGGCGCGGCGGGAGACTCGGGCGAAGGGGGGGGCTTCCTGGCGGATCATGGGGCGCTCCAGGAGGAACTGGTACCACTGTTCTCCGTAGACCTTCATCTTGAGGGGCTTGCCGTTCTGCAGCAGGTTGCGATTGGTGATGAGGCGCTCATCCCCCTTGCAGATGCCCAGGCCCTGGTTGAGGACCTCGATGGCCTTGTCGCGCTCGCCCATCTCCACGAGCACATACGCGAAGACCGCGTAGAGAAGGCTCTCCTTTTTCCCCGTCTTGAGGGCGAGGCTGAAGGTTTCCTTGGCCAGTTTCTTCTCGCCGCGCTTCCACTGGAGGATGCCCAGCATGGCCTTGGCAATGAAGTGCTGCATGGAGGCGGATTTCAGAAGGGGCTCGGCCTCGTCGTTCTTCTTGCGGAGGTACTGCACGACGCCGATCTGGCCATCGATGCTGCCCTTTACCAGGAACTGACGGGAGGAGAAGCGGTAGCCCTCCTTCATGGTCTCGATGGCTTTGTCGAACTGCTGCTTCTTCAACAGCTCGCCGGCGCGCGTGAAGATCTTCTCAAGTTCCTGCTGGATCTTCCGCCCCTGCCAGATGAACAGCCCAGCTCCGGCGAGGATGCCCAGGGGCAGGCTGATCCAGAGCTTGATGCTCAGCAGGCTGGACAGCAGGATCACGGCAAGGGCGGCGCCCAGGCCGAGCAGGAGGTTGATCACGGAAACTCCGTATGGCACGGCCCGGGATCGGGCCAAAGGGCCATTTTATCGGCCTTCGGGCCGATTTGCCATGCAGTGGTTCGGAAAGGGCTAGCCGATCACGCCGCTGCGCGAGAGACCGGGGCGGCGGCGGCGGACCGTGCGTTTGGGTGGCGCTGGCGCGGTGGCTTCCTTCCTGGGGCGGCCGGGGCCGCGTTTGGGAAGCAGGGCCTCTTTCGGTTTGACCACCTTTTTGACCTTGCCTTTCCTGTCCTTTTTCACCCGCTCGCGTCGCACCAGGGCCGCCGCAGCCCGGCCCGTGACGACCACACGGGAACCATCCTTCAGTTTCTTTACCTTGCTGCCGGGTTTCCGGCCCCGCTTCAGGCTCATGGCCAGCGGTTCCTCGTCGAGCAGTTCCCGCTCCAGCTGGGCCTGCAATTCCATCATCTCGCCGCGATCCATTTCGTGGTCATGACCACAGAGGTGGAGGAACGCGTGGATGACCAGTGTCTCTACCTCACGGCGGCGGCTCACACCGAATTTCTTGGCCATTTTTTCCGCAGTAGGAAGGCTGATGACGATGTCACCCAGGTGAGGGAAGGCCCCTTTTTCTGCGCTGGAGGGGAAGCTCAGAACGTCCGTTGTCATGTTTTTTCCGCGATGTTCGCGGTTGAGTTTTCTCATGCCACGATCATCGACATAGGTGAGGGAGATGCCTTGAGCATCTGGAGCGAGTCGATCTCTGAGGTCATGCAGCAGTTTGCCAATAGACTGCTCGCCCGGTCCCCGCATTTTGCTGCGACTGGACCAATCGATTGTGAAAGGGAGACGGGGTTCAGTCATGGCCGATTTCCTTTCATAAGATCAACAATAGGATGGCAAGGATGGTTCAATATTCAGTATTTGTCAATATGATAATTCTAGAAGCGATAATTGAATCGATGTACACTTTCTGACCTAAAAAATAAATTGTGGATTGCTAGCCCACAATCAGGTCTTTAATTATTGAATTGATGAGATAAATAATAACCTGGATCAGGAATTAGAGAGCGTGGCACAACCCGATGAGACAGCGTCACGCTCGCCAGGCTGTCGGGTTTTGTTTCGGCCTCTCAATGCTCCTTCCCCTGGCATGCTGGGAACATGGAGCCGCGCCTGCCTTCCGACATCCAACCGGCCTTGGGCCGCTACCTGGTTCTTCTGGACAAGTGGAACCGTACCCATGCCCTCACTGCCCTGCCACCTGGGATTCGGCGTGAGGAATTGCTGCAGGATGCCTCGGCGCTGCTGCCCTTTCTGGCCCCGTTGCCCGCTGGAGCGAGGGTGGTCGACTTCGGAACCGGCATGGGGTCCCCGGCGGTGGTGCTAGCCCTCGCCCGGCCCGATTTGGAGATCCTCGGCGTCGATGCTTCGAGCAAGAAAATGGCCTTTCTCCGTCAGGTGGCCATGGAACTCCCCGTTCCCAACCTCAAGGCCATTCATGGCCGCCTCGAGGACTTGGAACCGCTCCAGGCTCATTGGGGTACCGCCAAAGCTCTGGCTCCCTTGGGTACGCTGGTGGGATGGTGGGGCAGGCACGGAGGACCCGATGCCCCGTTTTTTGCGTTGAAGGGCCCTGACTGGGCGGATGAACCCTTGCCAGGCGGGTGGTTGGCCACGCCGCATCCCTACGTTCTTCCAACCCGAGGGCACCGCGTGGTGGTGGAAGTGAGGGCCTCGCGGGCAAACCATTCGGCCTAGAAAGAGGAGGCCCCCGACTTGGGGGCCTCCTCGTGCGATGCATCGGGAGCTCAAGGGGTAACGGTATCTCCGCCCAGGATTTCCTCCACGGAACGCAACACGCGGCAGGTGGATGACTGGGCATCCGCGCGGACCACGAGAACCTGCCCAAGGTAATAGGTCGTGGTTTCGGTGGGAGGATGCTTCTCCTTACCTGATCCGACAGGGTATTTGCGAGTTCGCACGGCCAGGAGCACGTCACCAACCTTGAGGCCATCGTTGGCACCCTTGTCAATGACGATCATATCGCCGCTGCCCACATGCTGCTTGGCATCCCGGGCATAAACCACCACCCCGGCATTGGCCGCGAGTTTTACTGGCTCTGTCGTGTCTGTTCGGAACTGGGCGGGAATGTTCGCAGGCTCCACGAATTTCACCAGACGATTCCCAACTTCCACGCTGTCCAACGAACGCTCGATGACGGCCACCGAGCCCTTGGATTGTGCGGTGACGATGCGAACCACTCCGATCTGCTGGATCACGTCCCCAAGTTTCTTCTTGGC
This sequence is a window from Geothrix sp. PMB-07. Protein-coding genes within it:
- a CDS encoding YebC/PmpR family DNA-binding transcriptional regulator, producing the protein MSGHSKWSTIKHKKGAADAKRGKVFTKILKEITVAARLGGGDVASNPRLRLAVDQAKGSNMPKDNWERAIKKGTGELEGVTYEEVVYEGYGPGGAAILIEAMTDNKNRTTPEVRSYFAKFGGDLGAQGSVAYLFSKEGQIVVEPDVQEDKIMEVALEAGADDVVNEGEAWVIKTSPESYQAVKDAVDAAKLPVIEAKLIMAPSTSTALEGSKLTSFLKLVDLLEDNDDVQNVWHNGEYDEPED
- a CDS encoding 16S rRNA (guanine(527)-N(7))-methyltransferase RsmG; the protein is MEPRLPSDIQPALGRYLVLLDKWNRTHALTALPPGIRREELLQDASALLPFLAPLPAGARVVDFGTGMGSPAVVLALARPDLEILGVDASSKKMAFLRQVAMELPVPNLKAIHGRLEDLEPLQAHWGTAKALAPLGTLVGWWGRHGGPDAPFFALKGPDWADEPLPGGWLATPHPYVLPTRGHRVVVEVRASRANHSA
- a CDS encoding lipopolysaccharide assembly protein LapB; translation: MINLLLGLGAALAVILLSSLLSIKLWISLPLGILAGAGLFIWQGRKIQQELEKIFTRAGELLKKQQFDKAIETMKEGYRFSSRQFLVKGSIDGQIGVVQYLRKKNDEAEPLLKSASMQHFIAKAMLGILQWKRGEKKLAKETFSLALKTGKKESLLYAVFAYVLVEMGERDKAIEVLNQGLGICKGDERLITNRNLLQNGKPLKMKVYGEQWYQFLLERPMIRQEAPPFARVSRRALRG
- the ybeY gene encoding rRNA maturation RNase YbeY, whose product is MTEPRLPFTIDWSSRSKMRGPGEQSIGKLLHDLRDRLAPDAQGISLTYVDDRGMRKLNREHRGKNMTTDVLSFPSSAEKGAFPHLGDIVISLPTAEKMAKKFGVSRRREVETLVIHAFLHLCGHDHEMDRGEMMELQAQLERELLDEEPLAMSLKRGRKPGSKVKKLKDGSRVVVTGRAAAALVRRERVKKDRKGKVKKVVKPKEALLPKRGPGRPRKEATAPAPPKRTVRRRRPGLSRSGVIG